In Leopardus geoffroyi isolate Oge1 chromosome D1, O.geoffroyi_Oge1_pat1.0, whole genome shotgun sequence, the genomic stretch TCCATTCTAGGCCAGAGTTGGGCGTGACTAGGTTTCTAGCTCCAGGAAGCTAAGTGATTAGCTTTAGCTGGTCTGTCCACGAGGGGGTGCTTGGGAGATTCTAGCGGTCCAGCGCAGAGCAAGCCATCCTTGCCAGCTTCCTGACCTGGTGTCAGGGGTGGTCAGGGCCTTTGTGGGAAGAAAGATGCTGGCCTTCTGCCCCTGTCATCATTCCCATCCCACTCTGGGCCCGTGGGCCTTCACACTTGCCCCGTCCTTGGGAGTTCTAAAAGCTTAACTCTCTGGGGCTTgctttcttcatctggaaaatggagatactGTTGTAATGGTTTAATGTCTAAAGAcattaccctcccccccccctccccgggattCTCCAGTCTACAGCCTGAGCAAGACGACCCCTCCCGGCACACTGACCCCATGACACTAGCTCCACCAGTCATTAATGCAAGTCTTTATTTGGCGGTATATACAATTTGAGCTATTAAAATGTGtacaatatttacaaattaaataatcaTCTGAAACGGTCTCCAGCAACTCTTGTAACACAAAAccaagggagaaaaagacaaggGCAGGCAGGCCTCGGCTCCTGTGGTCCCTACCTGGCCCAGTGCCTTTTCTAAACTGGAAAGACCAGGAGTCTGACACTCCTGCTCCTCTTTCCTAGGGTCAAGCATTCAAGTTCAAAGACAAAATTTAAGCCAAGAGACAACGGCAAAGAAGTAATTCCAATTCTTCTCAACTCAAGAAAAGTTCTGTTAAGTTGAGAAGTGGCCTTCCACAGATTCTGGGGCTTGCAGTGGTTCAGGGGCAGACACACGAGCCCTCAGCCTGGAGTGAGGCTGGGCAGTGGTTGCTGGGTGAGACCAGGAAGTCTCACTTTAGACAAACTGCAGGGAGAGGGGCGTGGACACCTCAATGCTGCCCACCTGCTCGGCACTCCTATCCCAGAGCTGTGCGGTTGCCACTAAGACGCGGAAACACCACAGGGCGTAAGTGACACAGCCACTGTCACAAAGAGCTTCTAGGGAGTTTAGGGTAAGAAAAGGGAAATCAGTACCAATCTTGGTGGGTGGCCCAGGAAGCAAGTTCCTGGCCTGCCTCCAGCTCCTAAAGTTCACACGTGGGATTGGGGAGCTAATACTGTTCAGCACTGAAGCgacttcacacacacacgcacacaagtgGGCTTAGAAGGGCTGCCCCTTCTCCCAGAGGGGGGGTAGAGGGCTTCTCAGAGACTGCCTTTCTGCCTTCACGGCCCCAGCAGAAAAGGGTGATGGGTTGGAAAGAAAGGCTGGGACTGACCCGAGATCCCCGTGGCTGCCGGGGACTGAAAGGGCTGGAGTCAACTGGGGCCTCAGGCTTCTTTCCACTCGGCCTAGGGGACGCCACCTCCTTTGTCTCAGAGCTGGGGGTTCTTACTCCCTGGTGCACACAGAGGGAGCTGGCACTTGGTGGCAGGACACGTTACAGCGAGGGCTGCTGAAGAGAGTGGAGGCAGGAGTAGGACTGGGGTCGTGTCAGTGGGCAACAGGGGACTCCAACTTCtgcaggcggcggcggcggagctCTGCGGCGTCAGGCTCCCCGTCCTCAGGCAGCTCCTCCGTGCCCACGGACTCGGGAGCTGGGGATAGAGTTTGGAAGTGGAACCCAGAGAacttccctcccaacccccaccccctccccacgcTCGCCCAGACTACCTGGAGGCTTGTCAGGTTCAGGGGCCGGTGGGGAGTCTCCTGGGGATGGGGTGGTGGCCTCTGAGCTGGGGACGCTGGTGGGGGTGGCAGCAGTGACGACTCCAGGGGTCTCCTCAGTGGGGCTGACTGAGGCGGCAGGCCGGGGGGGCCTAGGAGAGAAAGACGAGGGAGGTGAGGCCTGGACATGTTGGCATGATCGAGAAGATTCTGCCCTTGGTGAGCCTTGCAGGGTGGAGCCCGCACCTCTGCAGCCTCAGTCCGCAGCAGACGCGAGCGAGCGTGTGTGAGTTCTCGGGATTCCATACTACAGACTAAACTACGTGCGGGCAAGAATCGTTGGCCTTTTCGCTGGTAAACGGCGGTCTCTAGCGGGGCGCCAGGCTCCTCACAGAGTTCCCACCTAAGATTTTCCACTGAAGAAAACCGTATTCAGGTTGCTCAGACTCAAACTCCCCTCCAAGCCTGTgctctgtgtgccagacactctgtgtgtgtgaccCGTGAATAGGAGCTAGGACCCTTCTATTCAATTAAAGTGACAATGGTCACGAAGCAAATGAGTGGTGGGCACCATAACTTACACTTAGGCCAGGCTGGTTCTGGGTGACTTTttggaggcggggggaggggaagagcagacGGAGGGCGAACGGGATTTGAAGTGGCCTCGGTGCTGAccgcagcaagcccaatgcagggctcgaactcacgaactgtgagatcgtgacttgagctgaagtcggacgtctgactgaggcacccaggtgcccttgggtgACTTACGCGCGGTCTCAGATCAGGGGCACTGTTTCCCGGGCAGAGAGTCACCACACGTGAGAAAGGTATATGTGATGAGCTAAAGCGCTGACGATTATGAGTGAACTgactacagaaaaatataaaggagCAGGATTCGAAGTCAACTCTCTGCTAATAATAAACACCAGCCCTcctgagacccaggcaggccCCCTGGAGCGAGAGAACAGAGGCATCGAGAAACCCAGAGACCCTGCTGCGCCTACACACAGGTGACGTGAACCAACAGGCATCACAGGGTGGCCGAAGAGAAAGGCCCGGGGCCGGGGGCCTCGCTGGCAGCTCCAGGCTGCCGCCATGCGCGCCGGCCCCCGTGCAGACGTACCCCAGGGAGGCCAGCACGGTGAGGTACTGGTTGATCTGCAGCATGGCGGCGTCCAGCAGGGTGTGGATGTTGCGCAGGCTCTGCAGCCGAGCCTCCAGGTGTTGCCGCTCGTGGCCCTCCAGAGCCCGCAGCTCCTCCGGAGTCAGCCCAGCAAAGCCCGCGGGGGGCACGGGCATCGGGGGGAAggctggagggaggcagaggctcAGCCGGGGCGGCCCGGGCCCGACGCCCAAATCCCTCCAGATCAACCCGAGGGCGGCTCGGTTTACCAAAGGGTGGAGGCAGTGGCATGCCCAtccagggtggagggaaggggaagccCGGAGCGGGGCCGGcctcgggggcgggggcagagccAGGTGCCGAGgcggaggcggaggaggaggcggcggcagcTGTGGTCGTGGCTGCTCCGCTGGGCCGAGAAAGGGCTGGTACAGAGCGAGAACAGGAAGTTGGTGAGAGCTGAGGCCTCGGCTCTCCATTCCTCCCGCCCCCTGGCTGTCGCAGTAGCCAAAAGACTCACCTGCACTAGTGGGTGGAGGGGCCACAGCCTCTCCTGAGCTGGGGGGAGGCGGGACAGGTGGAAAGGGGCCCATGGGGGGCCACAGCGGGAACATGCCTGGAggaaagggaggcaggaggccctgGGGGACTGCAGAGAGAGGACGAGGCAGTGAAGAAAAGTCCGGAGTGAGATAGCTCCGAATCACGTGTGAGAGACTGGTTGTTAGGAACCCTGTCCCTGCTCCCACGGGCCTCTCTGAGCTCAGCACTGATGACACGTGACTTCAGTCCACGGAGGTCTCTTTCTATGACCCCCTCCCCTATCCAGACTGAGCTTCTGGAGGATTCACCTCCATGTTTCCCCTACCCAGCTCCGGGCAAGTACTCAACAGTGTGTTGGACGGCCAAATGAGGGGGCCACTCACAGttagggggctggggcaggagtggTGGGGGATGAGGAGCAGGTGGTGGCCCCTGATCTGCAGGTTCAGGGGGCGGTGGTGACTGGGTCGGCAGTGATGCCCGAAGGACGTCCATACGGCAGGTAGGGCAGGTCTGCTGCCGCTGGAACCAGGAGCGCAGGCAGCTGGGGGTCAAGAACAGGCGACGGTCGGCAAGTTCCCAGGAGCCTGCATTCCAGAGCCCATCCCCTGCAGTCAGGCTCCCCGGGCCCCTCCCACCTGGTATGGAAAATGTGGTTGCAGGGCAGTCTCTTGGCGCCAGTCACCATCTCTTCTCGGCAGATGATGCAGACGTTGTCCGTTGCCTGGAGCTCCTCCGGGGTGGCATCTGGATACCTAGTGAGGACGGGCCAAGGGTATGTCCAGACCGGAAGTGGAGACAGAGGAACCTGGGGCAGAGCTAGGGAGAGCAGCTGGACCGACCCACTTACAGCGTGTTCATGTTGCGGATGGCTCGGCGAGACATGATGGCGTCTGTCACGGCCTTCTTGAACTGCCTGAAAGGAGAGTTGCAGTGAAAGTTGGGTGAGGGAGAAGAATcaggtgtggggcaggggcaggacgggctgggctgggctgagctgggcttaCCTCATGGCCAGGTACATAGGCCGAATGGCAAAGAGAGGGAAGGTGTGCACCTTGATCATGATAGTCATGAAAGCCATGTACAGCAAAACCTTGATGAAGCCTGGGGGGcaaggggaggtgcagagagcagCAGTCATagggcctgggaggcagggctggggacgCTGGTCCAGGTCAGGGGAGGCCCAGGCTCTTCTCACCTGTAAACAGCTCCGTGTAGAGCATGTACACGGCCTTATTGTCCCAGGGGTTCTCGCTCTGGAGGTCCACGGAGTGCAGTACGTACTTGATGAAGATGGTCAGCACCATAGTCATCAGGATAGCAtactggagggaggagggggcgcgGGGACCTGAGCACACGACACCTCCTTGCTCTGGCCACCCTTTGCCACACCCAGGCCGCTACAGCAGAGTGCAACGACGCAAGCAAGCGTGGTACTGGACACAGCTGGGGTCTTCCGAGCGCCTGCACTCACTAGCTGGTTTGACTTCTAGCAGCTCACCAGACCTCTCGGAACGTCAGACACTTTGCTTGTCTGCCAAGTGACGGCATTAAATGTTCCTTAGTGACTACGTTGCTTTGCTGATTAAAAGACGCAGCCAGTGCTCAGCACGGGGTCTAGCGTACGGTGAGCTGCTATCGCTGAacacccctccccagctgtccATCGAGCTAAGTGCTTCCGTCCCAACGACAGCCAGCTCCTCTGGCGTCGCCTTCCAGGAGGCCTTCCCTGAGCGCCGGGTCAGGGCTCCCCTGTGCCTCCCCCGCTCTCCTAGGCGTGAGAGCGCACGAGGCGGGAGTGGAGACTGACGGCTGCTCCTTGGTGGCCTGCACGGGCCTGGCCACAGAACAGGTGCCCAGGGAGGGGCTGTTGGGTTATTCGAGGCACACTCAGAGGCACCTCAGGCTCGTCCTCCCCACCTCCCGAGCCAGTTTTACCTCAAAGCCAAACACCAGCTGCACAGAGGCCCCACGGGTCAGGATGCTGTGATAGGCATGGCTGACGAAGAGGAAGTCCAGGATACCCAGGAGGAACATAAGGGCTGTGGGGACCCCCCAAATAGGGGGTTGGTGGGGTCAGCCCAGGGACTGACAGCCACTTCCCGCTTTAAGACACCTCCCACCCTCAAGCCCTAGCCATCTAGTCAGGTGGCTTGACCCCGGCCCCCTGGGAGCTCCAGTTTTGCCTAGGAGGGTTTTAGAGCAGCCCAAGCTCCAGGTGAGGAGGCAAAGAGCTAAGGGGCTGGACAGTTGAAAAGCCCTGGGGTGGAACAGGGCAGAGATGATGCAAATTAACTTCCCAAATTATCTTTCCTGTACAGCTGCGGGTCGAGGGGGGAAGCCTGCGCTCTACGGCACGGGTCTGCAGTTCATGACTTATCACGTCCCAATCCTCCACAGAGCCTCTTActccctccagctccctcctctccctccccatggATCTCACTCACAGACGATGCGGCAGTGGAAGAGCCAGGAGATATTGGGGCTGCGTTCCATCTGAGGCAGAGCAGAAAGGGGGCCTGTCGGGAAGGCTGgggctcaccccccacccccccacccagccttcaCTTCACAAGCCCACCTACCAAGCCACTCCCTGGCTCCCATCTGCTTTGAGAACCCCCTGACCCAACTCACAAAGTCCACACGGTCCTCAGCCAGCCAGTGGAAACActtgaggaagagaaggagagtgaaGAGTGCAACAAAGCGGGGGCTGAAGTCGTCCCGAAAGACAGTGAAGGCCAGACAAGTCTCAGTGACGGCATACCAGGAACGTTCCAGAAGGTGCTGGGGATTGGGCAGAGAAGGACGAGGAATTCAAGACATGCTGCTTGCCCAGCTCCCTGGCCCTCACTTTTGGGAGTCGTGAACATCTTACCTCCATCTCGGCTGCCCTCAGCTGTCCAAAGAACACCTTGCCCATCACTTTGCCCAAGAGAAAGACAAGGACAAAGGCCTGGATGTAGAGGACCTAGGAGTGAGAAGAGGCTATGGTTTGAGGTCACTTTCTGCTCTGCTATGTCTGGGGCTCATGATTCCAGAACCTCCCTATGTCCCCGTCCCAATTCGTTCAAAGTTAGGCGGCTGGTGGCAGCTTCACGCCTCTCACGCTTACCTGACCCCTAGCTCCGCCCCTGTCTCCAGCagactcctccttccctcccagggaGCTCCTCCCACCCTGAGCCCTGAACTCACTGCCATGCTGGGGCTGGACTTGGTCAGGTACACCACGGTGGGGTAGAACTGGTGCTTGAGGTAGTAGGCATGAGCCACGACGGCCCCGGTCAGCGCCAGGCTGGCCGCCATCATCACTGCGGTGCGGAACATCGCTCCGGCCTGGAGACCTGCGTGGGGACAGGGAAGAAATAACCTGCGTGTTGCGCACACTGCGCAAACCCTGAACAGTGCCCAGCGCGCGATGTCACTAAACACCAGGAAgagaccccccgcccccccacctcacctctcccACACAATCATGACGTCAAATATAGCaaacgccccccgccccctcattTTACGAacaagaaaatggaggctcaaaAGGGTTAAGCGATCAGACTGACgcaaggcctggagcctgggtCAGTTTTGTTTCAAATCTAGGGCTCTTTCCACGCCGCCTGCCAAGCCACCGCCTCCAGGGAGGAACAGGGAAAGGCAAACGTGTTGCAGGAAGGAGAACTGCTACCACGGGCTCTACCGAGAAGGTGATGGAGAGGATGCAAACGCAGAAATCTCCAGAAGCGGTTACGTGCCGCCTGGACTCGGAGAAGCCAGGCGCTGGGGGGCGCAGCCGGGCAGGCGACAGCGCCGGTGACAGCTCGGCCGGGGTGCGCAACCCCGCCGCGCGCCCCGCGGGAGCGGGCGGGATACGTCAGCCTGGAACCCTGGCGTCCCCCACCCGCCGGGGCAATGTCCACTCGGGGCACCGGAGAAACGGCCGACTGGAGGGATGCAGCGGCGGCACGGACAGGGACCCGGGTCGCCCCCGCACCTGTAAGCTCCGGGAGCTGCGAATGTCGCAGGTGGGGCCCAGCCTCCGGAGAGCGGCCGCACGGGAGCCTGAGGTCTACCGCCAGCTGACAAGCCGCAAGCGGAGCTGAGGGGGCGCGCCGACCCCGGAGACCGCAAGGGGAGGGCCCAGGTCCCGACTCCAACCACAACCCGGGCCCCACCCCGGCCGACTCACCAGGAGCCCAGCGCCGCGAGCCCGCTCAATCCCCGCGACTGCGGAGGCGGCCCCGGTTAAcaacactccccaccccctgcgAGCCGGAACTTCGGGGGAGAGACACCTCACTTCCGGCGGGGCGCGGCGTGGATCGTACCAAGTGCACCCTTCCTTTGGCCGCCCCGCGCACCGTCCGTGGTGCCGGGAGCGGTAGTCCCGCCACTGTATCTAGGCTTCGTGCCCACGGCCGGAGCGAAAGACGCGAGAGGTGGTCGGAGCGGAATAGGACAACCCGGGAGATAGTTGGAGTCCCCCCATCTATCAGTCAAAGATGGTATCGCCTCCGCCGCTGAGTGTACTCAACCTAGCGGAGGGCTCAGGCTCTCAAAGAGGCTGGAAGGTGGAGCTTCGTGTGGGCCGTACCACTTGGAAGGGGGAGTGTGCAAGGGACAAGCATTACGGGCttaggagaaataaaatgttttagagtCTCATTCCAGAAGATTTCGCAACAACTTCACAAATAAGAGGCTTCCTTGGAGAACTgggttcagaaaagaaaaatttgcttCTCCGCGATCACCCCCGATTTGTGTGGGAGTGAGTTGGGTCCCCGTGGCTGCTATTAATTGGCCTAGATAGAGTTACGCGGAccaataagaaaaggaaggacatttgCTGGCCTGTGGATAGAGAAAAGCAGGTGAGCGGTTGCTAGGGGCGGAAGGCAGCGTTGCCTAGGTCTAGGTCCAACCCCAGTGGGCGGACAGCTGGCAGGGTTGCGGGGTAGGGGGGGCGCAGTCCGTGGGCGGGTGATCTGTGTCTGCCCAGCGGGAACGTTTGCTGCGCCACAAAAGGGAGGGGCAGCCTGATGTGTCTGGGATTAAGAAGGCAGACCTTTAATTCCGGCTAATGTTGGGATGGTGTTCAATGCAAAGGGATTGACTTCAGCTTCCCGGCGCCTACAGCTTTGCTCTCCTTGTGTTCAGCCCCGGGCCGTAATCACAGCTACTACTGATCTTGGGCTGCGTAGTATTTGTTTGTGTCGCAGTCGCAGCCAACCCAGTCAGCTCGTTGACAGAATGAAGCCGATACACCCAATTTGTGCCTTGCGTTGTCCTCCGTCGCATTTAACATCCAAGCACTACAGTTTATGAGCTAGAAGGTGCTATACTCATTTTGGACTTGGGACTGTTGATGTTCAGAGATTTAACAAGACCTGTCCTGGGATTGGCATCGGGTGTGTCTGATTCTAGATTCCCGTGCTGTTGGTTGGCCTCATCACCTTCACCACCTCCCCAACTGGCCTGACCAATTTAGCTGTCACAGAGTTGGCTCCCCCGCGAGGCCATCTATTACTTTCTAGTGACTAAAACCAATGGTCAGCTTTCGGTTCTCGCTTGACTCGATCTCTTTCCTCTTGTAAAAAGTCTCCTCTTTCAACTTCTGTGATCCCACAGGCCTCTGCTTTTGTCTCTGGCTGTAcatctgcccctttcctccctctgtccttttaTTTAAATGTCGGTGTCCACGTTGGccccttctgtttgttttgtgtaCATAATGTCCTCTGCTCCTGTGGATTCCATTTCCCCACCCAAGTGCTGATGACTCCCACGTCTGGTCTTTACTAGAATATCTCctgtttttaaaacacttcagtGTCCCTAGTCATCCCCTCTTACCCGGCTCCGGAAACGTGGGCATCTTGTTCCCCTGTCCCTCTCCATCTGTCCCCACATCCCCACTGGTAAATAAGTCATTTATTCAGTTGTCTGCAAATATGTGTCAGATGCAACCTGTTCTAGGAACTTAGGATGTCCGTGAACAAAACACAGGTCTCTGCCTTTTTGACGTTTTATTCTAGTAAATGTGCTGGATGATAGACAATACGCATGATGTAAGTGAATTCTCTACTACGTTGGGAGGCAATGAATAGTAAGTGctctaggcaaaaaaaaaaaaaaaaagagcagaacaaAAGGGGGTCAGGAGTGTGGTAGGGTGCTTGAAGCAGGTTGCCATATCAGTGAGAAGCTGGACAAAGACTTGAGGGAGGTAGAGGCGTGAGCCAAGTGGATATCTGGGTAAAGAGTTGCAGCTAGGTAAGAGTCGACCTGTCCTGGTTTGTTGGAGGACGTGGGTGTGGCCAGAGTGGAAATAGCAAAAGggtaaggaggaggaggaggcagaaccAGATGGCATTAGCCATTAccaggactttggcttttactctgagtgacaTGAGGAGCCATGAGCAGAGATGTTGTAAAAGGCTCTACTTAGGTAAGAGGGTCACTCTAGCACCTGTGCTATTGAATGGAGTGGGGTTGCGGACAAAACTGAGAATGGGGGGAAAACAGGAGGCTCTTACGGTATATTACTCAAGAGATgaagtcctggggtgggggtggggggtgtggggcacctggctggctcagtcggttaagcagccggcttcggctcaggtcatgatctcgcgggttcaggtcatgatctttcggtcggtgagtttgagccctgtgtcgggctctgtgctgacagctcagagcctggagcctgcttccaattctgtgtctccctctctctgcccctcccctgctcaggctctgtctctctcgctcacaaaaataaataaacattaaaaaaaaagagagagaaagatgaagtCCTATTGAGTCTGCCTCCGAAGTGTTTCCATCGCCATCTCCTGGTCTTCTTAGTCCAGGCTGTCACCATCTTATGCCTGGTCCAGTTTAACAGCCACCCGACTGGTCTCCTTTCCTATTCTCTGCTCTCCACTTATTGCCCCTACAATGGCCAGAAAGATCTTCTGACACCTCCGTTCACGTCTTGTCTCCTCTCCCCACGCTCTGCCTGTCAGGCATATGCCCTATTTGTGGGGACCCCAGATGTGTCATGCGTATGacttgtcctgttcctgatccAATAAGCTAATTTAGTAAGGTTACAGGATAGAaactcaatgtacagaaacccactgcatttctatacaccaataatgaagcaacagaaagaaattaaggcagcaatcccatttataattgcaccaaaaataataaaatatctaggaataaacttaaccaaggaagcgAAAGACTTGGACGCTGGAAACTACGAaacgttgatgaaagaaatcgaagatgatgcaagtggaaagatatttcatgctcagggattggaagaacaaatatggttaaaatgtccatagtacccaaagcagtctacagacttaatgcaatccctatcaaaataccaatagcattactcacagaactagaacaaatcatcctaaaatatgtatggaaccacaaaagaccccaaatagcggAAACAATCttggtaaagaaaaacaaagctggaggcatcacatttccagaTTTTAAGTTATACTACAAgctgtagtaatgaaaacagtgtggtactgacacaaaaatagacacatagaggGATGCCGGGATGGcgcagccagttaagcgtctgactttggttccagtcctcaggtcatgatctcaccatttctgagtttgagccccgccatcaggctctctgtcagcacagagcctgctttggatcttctctctctctctcaaaaataaacattaaataaatggaaagatatctgaTATCTATGGGTTATAGGACTTAATACTGTTAGACGGCATGGTCCCTAAAATTGATCTAAAAATTCAGCAGTCCCTGTCAAAATCCTTGCTGCCTTCATCGCAAACATTGATGAGATCTTCaaattcatgtggaaatgcaTGAGACCCACAATAgagaaaacattcttaaaaaggaagaagaaagttggagtactcatacttcctgattttaaaaacttactacaaagttacaATAATCAAGATTATGTAGTAATAGCAAGAGGATAGACAAAGAAGGGGAGTAGAAttaaaagtccagaaataagcaTATACATTTATAGTCAGTTGATTATCAACAACACGATGCAGTGGGGGAAAAGTAGTCTtgtcaacaaatggttctgggaaccttacctcacaccatacacaaaacattAGCTCacaatggatcaaagacctaaatgtaagacctgaaactataacaGTCTTAGGGAAAAAACAGGCATAAGTCTACATGACCTTGGGTTAGATAATGGTTTcctggatatgacatcaaaagcatcacaatgaaagaaaaactagctatattggacttcatcaaaacttaaaacttttgtgcttcaaaagacagCATCAAGAAATTGAAGAGACAACCCGCAGAATAACAGAAAAGATTTGCAGACCATATGTCTGATGaaagacttgtatctagaatataaaaagaatccttccaactcaataataaaaaggcagataacccaattcaaaaatggcaaaggagttgaacagaaatttctttcaaagaagaaatggccaataggcacatgaaggaaatgcaaaccaaaaccacaatgagatcactTCACGCCcagatggttataataaaaaagacacacacaaaaagcccCATAATAACAAGTATTAGCAAGGATGTAGAGACGTTGGCGCCTTCACGCATTTCTAGCAGGGGAAAATAGTACAGgtcctttggaaaacagtttggcgtTTCCTCAAGAAAATGAACGGAGAGTTACCCTACAATCCCACGATGCCACTCCTGGTTACATCCCCAGGAGAAGtgaaaatgtctgttca encodes the following:
- the SYVN1 gene encoding E3 ubiquitin-protein ligase synoviolin isoform X1, whose translation is MFRTAVMMAASLALTGAVVAHAYYLKHQFYPTVVYLTKSSPSMAVLYIQAFVLVFLLGKVMGKVFFGQLRAAEMEHLLERSWYAVTETCLAFTVFRDDFSPRFVALFTLLLFLKCFHWLAEDRVDFMERSPNISWLFHCRIVSLMFLLGILDFLFVSHAYHSILTRGASVQLVFGFEYAILMTMVLTIFIKYVLHSVDLQSENPWDNKAVYMLYTELFTGFIKVLLYMAFMTIMIKVHTFPLFAIRPMYLAMRQFKKAVTDAIMSRRAIRNMNTLYPDATPEELQATDNVCIICREEMVTGAKRLPCNHIFHTSCLRSWFQRQQTCPTCRMDVLRASLPTQSPPPPEPADQGPPPAPHPPPLLPQPPNFPQGLLPPFPPGMFPLWPPMGPFPPVPPPPSSGEAVAPPPTSAALSRPSGAATTTAAAASSSASASAPGSAPAPEAGPAPGFPFPPPWMGMPLPPPFAFPPMPVPPAGFAGLTPEELRALEGHERQHLEARLQSLRNIHTLLDAAMLQINQYLTVLASLGPPRPAASVSPTEETPGVVTAATPTSVPSSEATTPSPGDSPPAPEPDKPPAPESVGTEELPEDGEPDAAELRRRRLQKLESPVAH
- the SYVN1 gene encoding E3 ubiquitin-protein ligase synoviolin isoform X2 translates to MFRTAVMMAASLALTGAVVAHAYYLKHQFYPTVVYLTKSSPSMAVLYIQAFVLVFLLGKVMGKVFFGQLRAAEMEHLLERSWYAVTETCLAFTVFRDDFSPRFVALFTLLLFLKCFHWLAEDRVDFMERSPNISWLFHCRIVSLMFLLGILDFLFVSHAYHSILTRGASVQLVFGFEVRRAWASPDLDQRPQPCLPGPMTAALCTSPCPPGFIKVLLYMAFMTIMIKVHTFPLFAIRPMYLAMRQFKKAVTDAIMSRRAIRNMNTLYPDATPEELQATDNVCIICREEMVTGAKRLPCNHIFHTSCLRSWFQRQQTCPTCRMDVLRASLPTQSPPPPEPADQGPPPAPHPPPLLPQPPNFPQGLLPPFPPGMFPLWPPMGPFPPVPPPPSSGEAVAPPPTSAALSRPSGAATTTAAAASSSASASAPGSAPAPEAGPAPGFPFPPPWMGMPLPPPFAFPPMPVPPAGFAGLTPEELRALEGHERQHLEARLQSLRNIHTLLDAAMLQINQYLTVLASLGPPRPAASVSPTEETPGVVTAATPTSVPSSEATTPSPGDSPPAPEPDKPPAPESVGTEELPEDGEPDAAELRRRRLQKLESPVAH
- the SYVN1 gene encoding E3 ubiquitin-protein ligase synoviolin isoform X3; translated protein: MFRTAVMMAASLALTGAVVAHAYYLKHQFYPTVVYLTKSSPSMAVLYIQAFVLVFLLGKVMGKVFFGQLRAAEMEHLLERSWYAVTETCLAFTVFRDDFSPRFVALFTLLLFLKCFHWLAEDRVDFMERSPNISWLFHCRIVSLMFLLGILDFLFVSHAYHSILTRGASVQLVFGFEYAILMTMVLTIFIKYVLHSVDLQSENPWDNKAVYMLYTELFTGFIKVLLYMAFMTIMIKVHTFPLFAIRPMYLAMRQFKKAVTDAIMSRRAIRNMNTLYPDATPEELQATDNVCIICREEMVTGAKRLPCNHIFHTSCLRSWFQRQQTCPTCRMDVLRASLPTQSPPPPEPADQGPPPAPHPPPLLPQPPNSLSRPSGAATTTAAAASSSASASAPGSAPAPEAGPAPGFPFPPPWMGMPLPPPFAFPPMPVPPAGFAGLTPEELRALEGHERQHLEARLQSLRNIHTLLDAAMLQINQYLTVLASLGPPRPAASVSPTEETPGVVTAATPTSVPSSEATTPSPGDSPPAPEPDKPPAPESVGTEELPEDGEPDAAELRRRRLQKLESPVAH
- the SYVN1 gene encoding E3 ubiquitin-protein ligase synoviolin isoform X4 — protein: MFRTAVMMAASLALTGAVVAHAYYLKHQFYPTVVYLTKSSPSMAVLYIQAFVLVFLLGKVMGKVFFGQLRAAEMEHLLERSWYAVTETCLAFTVFRDDFSPRFVALFTLLLFLKCFHWLAEDRVDFMERSPNISWLFHCRIVSLMFLLGILDFLFVSHAYHSILTRGASVQLVFGFEYAILMTMVLTIFIKYVLHSVDLQSENPWDNKAVYMLYTELFTGFIKVLLYMAFMTIMIKVHTFPLFAIRPMYLAMRQFKKAVTDAIMSRRAIRNMNTLYPDATPEELQATDNVCIICREEMVTGAKRLPCNHIFHTSCLRSWFQRQQTCPTCRMDVLRASLPTQSPPPPEPADQGPPPAPHPPPLLPQPPNFPQGLLPPFPPGMFPLWPPMGPFPPVPPPPSSGEAVAPPPTSAALSRPSGAATTTAAAASSSASASAPGSAPAPEAGPAPGFPFPPPWMGMPLPPPFAFQISIETQAGGTKVRAEGHGIWQWRGCR